In Trichomycterus rosablanca isolate fTriRos1 chromosome 20, fTriRos1.hap1, whole genome shotgun sequence, one DNA window encodes the following:
- the igsf11 gene encoding immunoglobulin superfamily member 11 — translation MVNLHNLWIAWLALFCTEVCVRSLEVTVSQSSIQVARGQAAVLPCTFTTSAALNNLYIIWMVTPLSNANQPEQVIIYQGGQVFSLANRMNGRVGFVSTMPSTSASIFINNTQLADTGTYQCLVNNLPDRGGRNIGVIGLTVLVPPSLPVCRIQGPLDVGSDITLLCGSEEGTPTPTYSWEKLDAMPRLPLGAMQDQMQGTVSLRNISVGMSGMYQCTASNAIGTSTCQINLQVVAPQPQSVGLIAGTVVSGVLAVVIFTLLVFVTLFYLRNKNRYEDEDIPNEIREDDLPPKRSSSVKAFQADASSSENDTLTSTNTYNSRFWHNAKGSYDANSYTRYDGQSMTTGGVTCTSAGQTASYANGGHGLSVPKTLVVTTNSVPVAPTVTRSNGSVSRRATPGTPPPNTVHTLAPTRTHSYAVSQAALERMGAVPVMVPAQSRAGSLV, via the exons TGTGTGTGCGCTCGCTGGAAGTGACGGTGAGCCAGAGCAGCATCCAGGTGGCACGAGGCCAGGCGGCCGTCCTGCCCTGCACCTTCACCACCAGCGCCGCCCTCAACAACCTCTACATCATCTGGATGGTGACGCCGCTGTCCAACGCCAACCAACCGGAGCAG GTGATCATTTACCAGGGTGGTCAGGTCTTCAGCCTCGCCAACCGCATGAACGGACGCGTCGGTTTCGTCAGCACGATGCCCAGCACCAGCGCCTCCATCTTCATCAACAACACACAGCTGGCGGACACTGGCACCTACCAGTGCCTGGTCAACAACCTGCCCGACCGCGGGGGGAGGAACATCGGGGTCATCGGCCTCACCGTTCTCG TTCCTCCGTCCTTGCCGGTGTGTCGTATCCAAGGCCCACTGGATGTTGGCAGTGATATAACGTTGCTGTGTGGTTCTGAGGAGGGCACCCCGACCCCGACCTACTCATGGGAGAAGCTTGATGCCATGCCCAGACTTCCTCTCGGTGCCATGCAAG ATCAGATGCAGGGTACGGTGAGCCTGAGGAACATCAGCGTGGGCATGTCAGGGATGTACCAGTGCACCGCCTCCAACGCCATCGGTACCAGCACGTGCCAGATCAACCTGCAGGTGGTGGCAC CTCAGCCTCAGAGCGTGGGACTCATCGCCGGGACGGTGGTCTCCGGGGTCCTCGCCGTGGTGATTTTTACCCTGCTGGTGTTCGTCACGCTCTTCTACCTGAGGAATAAAAACCGCTACGAGGACGAGGACATCCCCAACGAGATCAG AGAGGACGATCTCCCCCCCAAGCGCTCGTCGTCGGTGAAGGCGTTCCAGGCCGACGCCTCGTCCTCGGAGAACGACACCCTCACGTCCACCAACACCTACAACAGCCGCTTCTGGCACAACGCCAAGGGCAGCTACGACGCCAACTCCTACACGCGGTACGACGGGCAGAGCATGACGACCGGGGGCGTGACCTGCACCAGCGCCGGACAGACGGCGTCCTACGCCAACGGCGGGCACGGCCTCTCGGTGCCAAAAACTTTGGTGGTCACCACCAACTCGGTGCCGGTCGCGCCGACCGTCACCCGGAGCAACGGCTCGGTGAGCCGGCGGGCCACGCCCGGCACGCCGCCGCCCAACACCGTACACACGCTCGCGCCGACGCGTACGCACTCGTACGCCGTGAGCCAGGCGGCGCTGGAGCGCATGGGCGCCGTGCCCGTCATGGTGCCCGCCCAGAGCCGGGCCGGTTCCCTCGTCTga